The genome window GCCTGTCTGCCGGTGACGTACTGGTGGCAATCGACGGTTTACGCGTGTCAGCGACCAATCTGGATAGCTTGCTGGGTCGTTATCGGGTCGGGCAAACGATAGGCGTGCATGCCTTCCGGCGCGATGAATTGATGATCTTTAATGCAGTATTGGCACCATCGGATGTGCCAGCCGTTACGCTGACGAGTGCGGACAAGCCGGTAGCGGCTTTGCGTTTGCGTCAAGCGTGGCTGAATTTGCAGGATTAAAGCAGGGAAGCAGGTGCGCGGCCGGTGCGCACCTGAATGAGGGGTCTGTTAGTTAAACAGGCGACCCAGTTCGACGCCCGGATCCGGCGCACGCATAAAGGCTTCGCCGACCAGGAAGGCGTGAACATCAGCATCACGCATTTTCTTCACATCATCAGGCGTAACAATCGCCGATTCGGTGATGACCAGTTTGTCCGGCGAAATGCGCGGCAGCAAATCCAGCGTGGTTTGCAGCGAAGTCTCGAAGGTGCGCAGATTGCGGTTGTTGACACCGAGCAGGCTGGTTTTTAGTTTCAATGCAGCCGTCAATTCTTCCGCATTGTGTACTTCCACCAAAACATTCATACCCAATTCATGCGCGCAGGCTTCGAGCTCTGCCATCAAGCCATGGTCCAGTGCCGCGACGATCAGCAAGATGCAATCGGCACCCCAGGAGCGTGCTTCATACAATTGATACGGGTCGATCATGAAATCCTTGCGCAATGCGGGCAAGGCGCAGGCGGTACGCGCCTGCTTCAGGTATTCCGGCGCACCCTGGAAAAACTGTACGTCGGTCAGCACCGATAAACAGGCCGCGCCATTCTTTTCATAGCTGACAGCGATATCGGCCGGATGGAAGTCGGGGCGAATCACGCCTTTGGATGGCGAAGCCTTTTTGATTTCGGCGATGATGCCGGCCTGTCCTGCGGCAATCTTTGCGCGCAGGCTGGCTTCGAAGCCGCGAATAGCTGCACGCGCTTCTTTATTGCCTTCCACTTCGTCACGCAGGCTGGCCAGGCTGCGATATTTTTTCGCAGCAGCGACTTCATCAGCTTTGACGTCGAGGATTTTATTGAGGATATCGGACATGATGTATTGCTACCTTAAATGGCAGGTGCGGCTCAGGCTTTGCCGAGCGCTTGCGTAACCTGCACGAATTGTTCGAGCTTGGCGCGTGCCGCACCCGATGCAATGGCTGCGCGCGCTTTTGCCAGGCCATCGGCGATGGAGCTGGCGACGCCGGCTGCATACAGGGCGGTACCTGCATTCAGTGCCACGATATCGCGCGCCGGGCTGTCGACATTATCCAGTGCTTCAAATATCTTGGCTTTCGATTCCACCGAATTCGCGACCTTCAGGTTGCGGCTGGCGATCATTTGCAGGCCGAAGTCTTCCGGATGGATTTCATATTCGCGGATTTCGCCATTCACCAGTTCACCCACCATGGTGGCTGCACCCAGCGACACTTCATCCATATTGTCACGGCCCCAGACCACGATCGCATGTTGCGCACCGAGGCGTTGCAGGACACGTACCTGGATACCGACCAGGTCCGGATGGAACACACCCATCAGGATATTCGGCGCACCCGCAGGATTGGTCAGCGGTCCGAGGATATTGAAGATGGTTCGTACGCCGAGTTCCTTGCGTACCGGTGCCGCATGTTTCATCGCAGCATGGTGATTAGGTGCAAACATGAAGCCGATTCCGGTCTGTGCGATCGATTCGGCCACCAGTTCCGGCTTCAGGTTGATATTTGCCCCCAGCGATTCCAGCACGTCGGCACTGCCTGACGATGAGGAGACGCTGCGACCGCCATGCTTGGCGATGCGTGCACCGGCCGAAGCCGCAACAAACATCGATGCGGTGGAGATATTGAAGGTGTTGGCGCCATCGCCACCGGTGCCGACGATGTCGAGCAGATTGGTGGTATCGGTCAGCGGTACTTTGGTGGAGAATTCGCGCATGACTTGTGCGGCTGCCGCGATCTCGCCTATGCTTTCCTTCTTCACGCGCAGGCCCATCGTCAATGCCGCGATCATGACCGGCGACATTTCACCGCTCATGATCTTGCGGAACAAATGCAGCATCTCATCGTGGAAAATTTCACGATGATCGATACAGCGCAATAAAGCTTCTTGTTCGGTGATCGGCATGACGATGCTTTCTGTATTCAAATGACTCGCTGCAATATCCATCTCAGCGTACGAGGAAGTTTTTCAGCAGCGCATGTCCGTGTTCGGACAGGATAGACTCAGGGTGGAATTGTACGCCCTGGATATCGAAGTCCTTGTGGCGTACGCCCATGATCTCGCCATCGTCGGTCCACGCGGTAACTTCCAGGCAATCCGGCAAGGATGCACGCTCGATTGCCAGTGAGTGGTAGCGAATCACTGTGTATGGCGACGGCAAATCCTTGAACACGCCGACGCCGGTATGTGTGATCTGCGAAGTCTTGCCATGCATGACTTGCTGCGCACGTACCACCTTGCCGCCGAATGCCGCGCCGATAGCCTGATGACCCAGGCAGACGCCGAGGATAGGCAACTTGCCGGCAAATTGCTGCAGGATAGGTACCGACACGCCGGCTTCATGCGGCGTGCAAGGACCAGGCGAAATGCAGATGCGTTCAGGATTCAGCGCAGCGATTTGTTCCAGTGTGATCTCGTCATTACGCACGGTGTGCACGTCTTCGCCCAATTCGCCGAAGTATTGCACCAGGTTGTAGGTGAACGAGTCGTAGTTATCGATCATCAGTAACATTTAAATCTCCCCGTCCAAACCGTCTTGTACCTGTTCCGCTGCACGCAATACCGCGCGTGCCTTGTTCTCGGTTTCCTGCCATTCCATCTCGGGCACTGAATCGGCGACAATGCCGGCGGCGGCCTGTACATATAGCATGCCATCCTTGATGACGCCGGTACGGATCGCAATCGCCAGGTCCATCTCGCCACCGAAGGAGAGGTAACCGCAAGCGCCGCCATATATGCCGCGCTTGGTTGGTTCCAGTTCGTCGATGATTTCCATCGCGCGCACTTTCGGCGCACCCGACAAGGTACCGGCCGGGAACGTCGCTTTCAGCACATCCAGATTCGACAAGCCTGATTTCAGCGTGCCTTCGACATTGGAAACGATGTGTTGTACGTGTGAATATTTCTCGATCACGAGTTTGTCGGTGACTTGCACGCTACCGGTTTCCGCGATGCGGCCGATGTCATTGCGTGCGAGGTCGATCAGCATCACGTGTTCCGCGATTTCCTTCGGATCGGCCAGCAATTCTTTTGCCAGTACCGCATCCTTTTCCGGTGTCGCGCCGCGTGGGCGGGTACCGGCCAGCGGGCGTATCGTGATTTTCTTTTTGTCTTCTGAAACTGTCTCGTTGCGGACCAGGATTTCCGGCGACGAACCGACGATTTGCATATCGCCGAAATTGTAGAAGTACATATACGGCGATGGATTCAGCGAGCGCAACGCGCGGTACAGCGTGAGCGGAGAATCGACATATTGCTTCTTGATGCGCTGGCCGATTTGCACCTGCATCAGGTCGCCCGCCATCACGTACTCCTTGGCTTTGGCAACCGCGGCCAGATACGATTCCTTATCGAACTCACGTATCGTTTCGGTACGTACCGACGCTGTAGTGATCGGCAACTCGACGGCGCGATGCAACATGGCGCGCAAGTCTTTCAGGCGTTGACGGCCTTTGCTGAAGGCTTCCGGCTGGGTCGGGTCGGCGTAGACGATCAGGTACAGCTTGCCGGACAGGTTGTCGATGACAGCCAGCTCTTCGGTCAGCAATAACTGGATTTCCGGCAGGCCGAGGTCATCTTTCGGTGTCGTGTGCGCGAGGCGCTTTTCAACGTGGCGTACCGTGTCGTAACCGAAGTAACCGGCGAGGCCACCGCAAAAGCGCGGCATGCCAGGCAGGATAGCTACCTTGTAACGAGCCTGGAATTCCGCGATGAAATCGAGCGGATTGCCTTCTTTGGTTTCGATTACGGTGCCGTTCTTGACGACTTCTATGCGTGTGCCGAAGCTGCGCATCAGGGTATTGGCGGGCAGGCCGATAAAGGAATAACGACCGAAACGCTCACCGCCGACGACAGATTCCAGCAGGAAGGAATTCTTCCCGCCATTCTGGGTTTGTGCCAGTTTCAGGTAGAGCGTAAGCGGTGTTTCCAGATCGGCAAAAGCTTCAGCGATCAGTGGAATACGGTTATAGCCTTGCGCGGCCAACGATTTGAATTCGAGTTCAGTCATGTTTCTCTCCGGACCGCTATTGTAGTCGAGCGGCGTGGTAGTTCAAAAAACGTTGCTGATCGCGCAATGGGCGCAGGCGATCAGCGGCAATTGGTGTTTAAGACCAGATTTGCCAGCGTCGCCATAGCCAGGCCTCATGGGCGCCTGGTGATGCGAGTCGTTTTTTGTTGAGAAACATGATGTTTATGATGAAATTAGATGAGCTGCTTCCAGCAGCGAAGAAACTATACCATCCGAATCGACGTCTTGTATAGCCTGCCCGTGGTTGTAGCCATACGGTACCGCGAGTACCTTGCAACCCGCAGCCCGTGCGGCCTGCGAGTCGTTGATCGAATCGCCGATGGCGACGATTTGCGCTGGTGCCAGCTCAAAATCGGCGCAGACCTGCAGCAATTGCATGGGGTCCGGCTTCTTTTTCGCAAAGGAGTCGCCGCCGTAAATGATTTCAAAGTAATCGTGCAGGCCGGTCTTTTTCAACAGTGGCAGCGTGAAGGCGATGGGCTTATTGGTGACGCAGGCCAGGCGCAAACCTTTGGCCTGCATTTCCTGCAAACCTTCATGCACACCGGGGTAAGCGGTGGCGAATTCGCCATTCACATCGAAATAATGCTGCTCGAACAGGGCCATGGCTTCCGCGAAACGCTGTTCGACCTCACTATCGGAGAAATCGACGCCTATGGTCTTGCGCACCA of Janthinobacterium sp. Marseille contains these proteins:
- a CDS encoding aminodeoxychorismate/anthranilate synthase component II — translated: MLLMIDNYDSFTYNLVQYFGELGEDVHTVRNDEITLEQIAALNPERICISPGPCTPHEAGVSVPILQQFAGKLPILGVCLGHQAIGAAFGGKVVRAQQVMHGKTSQITHTGVGVFKDLPSPYTVIRYHSLAIERASLPDCLEVTAWTDDGEIMGVRHKDFDIQGVQFHPESILSEHGHALLKNFLVR
- the trpE gene encoding anthranilate synthase component I — encoded protein: MTELEFKSLAAQGYNRIPLIAEAFADLETPLTLYLKLAQTQNGGKNSFLLESVVGGERFGRYSFIGLPANTLMRSFGTRIEVVKNGTVIETKEGNPLDFIAEFQARYKVAILPGMPRFCGGLAGYFGYDTVRHVEKRLAHTTPKDDLGLPEIQLLLTEELAVIDNLSGKLYLIVYADPTQPEAFSKGRQRLKDLRAMLHRAVELPITTASVRTETIREFDKESYLAAVAKAKEYVMAGDLMQVQIGQRIKKQYVDSPLTLYRALRSLNPSPYMYFYNFGDMQIVGSSPEILVRNETVSEDKKKITIRPLAGTRPRGATPEKDAVLAKELLADPKEIAEHVMLIDLARNDIGRIAETGSVQVTDKLVIEKYSHVQHIVSNVEGTLKSGLSNLDVLKATFPAGTLSGAPKVRAMEIIDELEPTKRGIYGGACGYLSFGGEMDLAIAIRTGVIKDGMLYVQAAAGIVADSVPEMEWQETENKARAVLRAAEQVQDGLDGEI
- the trpD gene encoding anthranilate phosphoribosyltransferase — its product is MPITEQEALLRCIDHREIFHDEMLHLFRKIMSGEMSPVMIAALTMGLRVKKESIGEIAAAAQVMREFSTKVPLTDTTNLLDIVGTGGDGANTFNISTASMFVAASAGARIAKHGGRSVSSSSGSADVLESLGANINLKPELVAESIAQTGIGFMFAPNHHAAMKHAAPVRKELGVRTIFNILGPLTNPAGAPNILMGVFHPDLVGIQVRVLQRLGAQHAIVVWGRDNMDEVSLGAATMVGELVNGEIREYEIHPEDFGLQMIASRNLKVANSVESKAKIFEALDNVDSPARDIVALNAGTALYAAGVASSIADGLAKARAAIASGAARAKLEQFVQVTQALGKA
- the trpC gene encoding indole-3-glycerol phosphate synthase TrpC, whose protein sequence is MSDILNKILDVKADEVAAAKKYRSLASLRDEVEGNKEARAAIRGFEASLRAKIAAGQAGIIAEIKKASPSKGVIRPDFHPADIAVSYEKNGAACLSVLTDVQFFQGAPEYLKQARTACALPALRKDFMIDPYQLYEARSWGADCILLIVAALDHGLMAELEACAHELGMNVLVEVHNAEELTAALKLKTSLLGVNNRNLRTFETSLQTTLDLLPRISPDKLVITESAIVTPDDVKKMRDADVHAFLVGEAFMRAPDPGVELGRLFN
- a CDS encoding phosphoglycolate phosphatase → MLHGIRGVIIDLDGTMLHTAQDLHIAINRMRAGLGLAPLDLDTAISFVGKGAENLVRKTIGVDFSDSEVEQRFAEAMALFEQHYFDVNGEFATAYPGVHEGLQEMQAKGLRLACVTNKPIAFTLPLLKKTGLHDYFEIIYGGDSFAKKKPDPMQLLQVCADFELAPAQIVAIGDSINDSQAARAAGCKVLAVPYGYNHGQAIQDVDSDGIVSSLLEAAHLISS